The Arthrobacter russicus genome has a segment encoding these proteins:
- the pstA gene encoding phosphate ABC transporter permease PstA has translation MDTMTRRRDSRAAEPKTFLPRELMPAEAVAEPRVRVGISLHEVLTAVGSLLAGCAMGLLLSLGLGLIPLGWAPIVSFIWFLMFYTCLVFLSDRGPAVRDRFWSVILWSAGAIVVGCLVLVIGFTATRGWDVFRYGNFFVQDMSLTGPLAGLDSGGILHALVATLEQISIALLLSVPLGLTTAIFLNEVGGRFAKFVRTIVEAMTALPSVVAGLFIYAAIVVGVTRQFNGFAASLAITVLMLPIIIRSSDVVLRLVPGNLREAGLALGAGQWRVVLHVVLPTVRSGLTTAIILGTAHGIGETAPVLLTSGVTNNLNFDPFNGPQTSLPLAALEFVKSPQPNMIARGFATAAFLLFVVLAMFITARILGGKEAGKLSSRQRRQRATQSRLTLMRINRSNAERNVYSRDAALRSEPDGPTGSEDQSRKVPQ, from the coding sequence ATGGACACCATGACCAGGCGGCGGGATTCCCGTGCCGCCGAACCAAAGACCTTCCTCCCCCGGGAGCTGATGCCGGCCGAAGCCGTCGCCGAACCGCGGGTCCGGGTAGGCATCTCGCTGCACGAAGTGCTCACCGCCGTCGGGTCGTTGCTCGCAGGTTGCGCGATGGGGCTGCTGTTGAGCCTGGGGCTGGGCTTGATCCCGCTCGGCTGGGCGCCGATCGTTTCCTTCATCTGGTTCTTGATGTTTTACACCTGCCTGGTTTTCCTCAGCGACCGGGGTCCAGCGGTCCGGGATCGGTTTTGGAGCGTGATCCTCTGGTCCGCTGGGGCGATCGTGGTCGGTTGCCTGGTTCTGGTCATCGGCTTCACCGCGACCCGTGGCTGGGACGTCTTCCGCTACGGAAACTTCTTCGTCCAGGACATGAGCCTCACCGGCCCACTGGCCGGCCTCGACAGCGGCGGCATCCTGCACGCTCTGGTCGCGACGCTGGAGCAGATCAGCATCGCGCTGCTGCTCTCCGTACCGCTGGGGTTGACCACCGCGATTTTCCTGAACGAAGTGGGCGGCAGGTTCGCCAAGTTCGTCCGCACCATCGTCGAGGCGATGACCGCGCTGCCTTCGGTGGTCGCCGGCCTTTTCATCTACGCGGCGATCGTGGTCGGGGTGACCCGGCAGTTCAACGGCTTTGCAGCCTCCTTGGCGATTACCGTCCTAATGCTGCCGATCATCATCCGCTCCTCCGACGTCGTGCTTCGCCTGGTCCCCGGAAACCTCCGCGAAGCTGGTCTGGCACTCGGCGCCGGGCAGTGGCGCGTGGTGCTGCACGTGGTTTTGCCGACCGTACGGTCCGGTCTGACCACCGCGATCATCCTCGGCACCGCGCACGGCATCGGCGAAACCGCCCCGGTGCTGCTGACCTCGGGCGTCACCAACAACTTGAACTTCGACCCGTTCAACGGTCCGCAGACCTCGCTCCCCTTGGCGGCTTTGGAATTCGTCAAATCGCCGCAGCCGAACATGATCGCCCGAGGTTTCGCGACCGCGGCCTTCTTGCTTTTCGTGGTGCTGGCGATGTTCATCACGGCGCGCATCCTCGGCGGCAAGGAAGCGGGGAAGTTGAGCAGCCGGCAGCGCCGGCAACGGGCCACCCAGTCCCGGTTGACCTTGATGCGCATCAACCGGTCGAATGCCGAACGCAACGTCTATTCGCGGGACGCCGCCCTGCGGTCCGAGCCCGATGGCCCAACCGGGTCAGAAGACCAATCCAGGAAAGTACCGCAATGA
- a CDS encoding substrate-binding domain-containing protein, with product MKFSRIARPLAVLLAAFFAVSLIAPPANALDRISGNGSSWAGNAINQWVTDVKAQGQTVDYTPDGSSSGRKNFATGLSDFAISEIPFKGDTADKQDTNFPNFAYSMLPVVAGGTSFMYNLQVGGKRLQNLRLSQDTLAAIFSGDITQWNDKAIAATNPGVALPAQRITVVVRSDGSGATAQFTLWMLRKFPQRYASLCAKAKCDPSAATSYFPYQNISNFTAQSGSNGVTTYTTNTPFTINYDEFSYAKGVGFPVAQIQNAAGFYTIPTDSAVAVALTQAQINKDKNSLNYLSQDLSKVYGHGDPRTYPISAYSYMIAPAQLQGNFSNNKGAALANFAAYSLCEGQRTMGSLGYSPLPMNLVLDAMDQVRKIPGIDAGTLAKLEATTKSVSTSAGNPCNNPTFKPGDDPQVNQLVRTAPFPEGCDAKCQAPWSKVNAAVNGGGAGGPAPAGPGAGDKPAAGGTGAAATDAKPDDAAAAQTDATECDPETGLCATGGQKAGTGAGQAAVANPIVLAGTNGWGSKETMLVVACVFAVAFLLVPPLIFRMTSSPRTRRRNGQ from the coding sequence ATGAAATTCAGTCGTATTGCCCGTCCGCTCGCCGTGCTCCTCGCTGCGTTCTTCGCAGTCTCTTTGATCGCACCTCCGGCGAATGCGCTGGACCGGATCTCCGGCAATGGCTCGTCCTGGGCCGGAAATGCCATCAACCAATGGGTGACCGATGTCAAAGCACAGGGCCAGACGGTCGACTACACTCCGGACGGTTCCTCCTCCGGCCGGAAGAATTTCGCCACCGGCCTCAGCGACTTCGCGATCTCGGAAATCCCGTTCAAAGGCGACACCGCCGACAAACAGGACACCAACTTCCCGAATTTCGCCTACTCGATGCTCCCGGTCGTCGCTGGCGGGACGTCGTTCATGTACAACCTCCAGGTAGGCGGAAAGCGGTTGCAGAACCTCCGACTGTCCCAGGACACCTTGGCTGCCATCTTCAGCGGCGACATCACGCAGTGGAATGACAAGGCCATCGCGGCCACGAACCCCGGCGTAGCCCTCCCCGCGCAACGGATCACCGTAGTCGTCCGGTCCGACGGCTCGGGGGCCACCGCGCAGTTCACGCTCTGGATGCTCCGCAAGTTCCCACAGCGCTACGCCTCGCTCTGCGCCAAAGCCAAATGCGACCCCAGCGCAGCCACCAGCTACTTCCCGTACCAGAACATCAGCAACTTCACGGCCCAGTCAGGCTCGAACGGCGTGACGACCTACACCACGAACACGCCCTTCACGATCAACTACGACGAGTTCTCCTACGCCAAAGGCGTGGGTTTCCCGGTAGCCCAGATCCAGAATGCCGCTGGCTTCTACACGATCCCCACGGATTCGGCCGTGGCGGTGGCTTTGACCCAGGCCCAGATCAACAAGGACAAGAATTCGCTCAACTACCTCAGCCAGGACCTCTCGAAGGTCTATGGCCACGGCGATCCGCGAACCTATCCGATTTCCGCGTACTCCTACATGATCGCCCCGGCCCAGCTGCAGGGGAATTTCAGCAACAACAAGGGCGCAGCGTTGGCGAACTTCGCCGCGTATTCATTGTGCGAAGGCCAACGGACCATGGGGAGCTTGGGCTACTCGCCGCTGCCGATGAACTTGGTGCTCGATGCCATGGACCAGGTCCGGAAGATCCCTGGTATCGACGCGGGCACTCTGGCGAAGCTCGAAGCGACGACCAAGAGCGTATCCACCAGCGCCGGCAACCCCTGCAACAACCCGACCTTCAAGCCCGGTGACGATCCCCAGGTAAACCAACTGGTGCGCACGGCGCCGTTCCCGGAAGGCTGCGATGCCAAATGCCAGGCTCCGTGGTCGAAAGTCAATGCAGCGGTGAACGGCGGTGGCGCCGGCGGGCCGGCGCCAGCCGGGCCCGGCGCCGGAGACAAGCCGGCCGCCGGCGGAACCGGTGCGGCGGCTACCGATGCCAAGCCCGATGATGCCGCAGCGGCGCAGACCGATGCCACCGAATGCGATCCGGAAACCGGGCTCTGCGCTACCGGGGGCCAGAAGGCCGGAACGGGCGCCGGACAAGCCGCCGTGGCGAATCCGATCGTGCTGGCCGGAACCAACGGCTGGGGGTCCAAAGAAACCATGTTGGTAGTCGCCTGCGTCTTTGCCGTAGCCTTTTTGCTGGTCCCGCCATTGATCTTCCGGATGACTTCCAGCCCGCGAACCCGCCGTCGAAACGGGCAATGA
- a CDS encoding sortase has product MMTLLVENQSTETLAEPKVAPAPAPVPEAVEAPKRWIWDVGIILQMFAVLVIGLLLNLVFVSQLQYSTSQSALRQDLRLQLAQGSAPIGQNTIEGTLTPLGTPIALLEIPQLKKSEVIVEGTTSAQTAVGVGHRRDSSFPGQAGTAILMGRSGAYGGVFSAIGTLKPGARFAVTTGQGTFTYQVIGSRRAGDPMPPTPKPTEGRLTLTTAAGVPFMPQDVLRVDARLVSEVAPTPPRVFAAGEKKLPESEQTMGQDFSGMLGIIILFQLLTAAVIAAIWCWKRWGKWHTWIALAPILLTISILLGNQINMILPNLL; this is encoded by the coding sequence ATGATGACCCTTCTCGTCGAAAATCAGAGCACCGAAACGCTCGCCGAACCAAAAGTCGCGCCCGCCCCAGCCCCGGTGCCGGAGGCCGTGGAAGCACCCAAACGCTGGATCTGGGACGTCGGAATCATCCTGCAGATGTTCGCGGTTCTGGTCATCGGGCTGCTGCTGAACCTGGTCTTCGTGTCGCAGCTGCAGTATTCGACCTCCCAATCCGCCTTGCGGCAGGATTTGCGCTTGCAGCTGGCACAGGGATCGGCGCCGATCGGGCAGAACACCATCGAGGGAACGCTGACCCCGTTGGGAACTCCCATCGCCTTGCTGGAGATCCCGCAGTTGAAGAAATCCGAAGTCATCGTCGAGGGAACCACGTCCGCGCAGACTGCGGTGGGCGTCGGCCACCGCAGGGATTCCTCGTTCCCCGGCCAGGCCGGCACCGCAATCCTGATGGGGCGCTCCGGCGCGTACGGTGGTGTCTTTTCGGCGATCGGCACCTTGAAGCCGGGGGCCCGCTTCGCCGTCACCACCGGGCAAGGGACCTTCACTTACCAAGTCATCGGCAGCCGACGCGCGGGCGATCCGATGCCGCCGACGCCTAAGCCGACCGAGGGGCGGTTGACCTTGACCACGGCCGCAGGAGTTCCGTTCATGCCCCAGGACGTCCTGCGCGTCGACGCGCGCCTGGTCTCGGAAGTGGCGCCCACCCCGCCCAGGGTCTTTGCCGCCGGTGAGAAGAAACTCCCGGAATCCGAGCAGACGATGGGTCAGGACTTCTCCGGCATGCTGGGCATCATCATCTTGTTCCAACTTCTCACCGCAGCGGTCATCGCGGCCATTTGGTGTTGGAAACGATGGGGCAAATGGCATACCTGGATTGCTCTGGCCCCCATCCTTTTGACCATTTCGATTCTTCTCGGGAATCAAATCAACATGATCCTTCCCAACCTTTTGTGA
- the pstB gene encoding phosphate ABC transporter ATP-binding protein PstB — protein MSTDSLFTETIPQLSLDEAPPQLPELFGPEVASELDARNISAWFGDHKVLDRVSLTMHAGQVTALIGPSGCGKSTFLRILNRMHEMIPSASLAGEVLLNGTDIYDPGQKITAARRNIGMVFQKANPFPAMSIYENTIAGLKLCGIRANRAQKDFLVEDSLRKASLWEEVKDRLEQPGGGLSGGQQQRLCIARSLAISPQVLLMDEPCSALDPTSTRRVEETIESLRGQVTIVIVTHNMQQAARVSDTCAFFLASQNTPGVIVEHGETHAMFNSPQDQRTNDYVNGRFG, from the coding sequence ATGAGCACAGATTCCCTTTTCACCGAAACCATTCCGCAGCTGAGCCTGGATGAAGCACCGCCCCAGCTGCCCGAGCTGTTCGGCCCCGAGGTCGCCTCCGAACTGGATGCCCGCAACATCAGCGCCTGGTTCGGCGACCACAAGGTCTTGGACCGGGTCTCGCTGACCATGCACGCCGGGCAGGTCACCGCATTGATCGGCCCTTCGGGCTGCGGGAAATCGACCTTCCTGCGGATCCTGAACCGGATGCACGAGATGATCCCCTCCGCATCCTTGGCCGGCGAGGTGCTGCTCAACGGCACCGACATCTACGATCCCGGCCAGAAGATCACCGCGGCTCGGCGCAACATCGGCATGGTGTTCCAGAAGGCCAACCCGTTCCCGGCGATGTCCATCTACGAGAACACCATCGCCGGTCTCAAACTCTGCGGCATCCGCGCCAATCGGGCGCAGAAGGACTTCCTGGTCGAAGACTCGCTGCGCAAGGCCTCGCTCTGGGAAGAAGTCAAAGACCGTCTGGAACAGCCCGGCGGCGGTCTCTCCGGCGGTCAGCAGCAGCGTTTGTGCATCGCCCGCTCGCTGGCGATCAGCCCGCAGGTGCTGCTCATGGACGAACCCTGCTCCGCCCTGGACCCGACTTCCACCCGCCGCGTCGAGGAAACCATCGAATCCTTGCGCGGCCAGGTGACCATCGTGATCGTGACGCACAATATGCAGCAGGCTGCGCGGGTCTCCGACACCTGTGCGTTCTTCCTCGCCTCGCAGAACACCCCGGGAGTGATCGTGGAGCACGGCGAAACCCACGCGATGTTCAACTCGCCGCAGGACCAGCGCACCAACGACTACGTCAACGGCCGCTTCGGCTGA